The genomic segment GGTTAATCGTATTATAAATAATTAGCTACTTATTATACTTCTTAAAATTCTCTGCCTGTTCAAAAATCTCTTTATACACTTCGTCTCTGTCAACGGGTGGATAATCATTTTCAGCCAATAGTATAATTAAATCAACTTTTAATTCGGCTTTAATATCGTCTCGTTTACTCCAATCAGTGTATTTAGCTTTATCATCCACTACTGTTTTAACTTTCTGAGCCAGTTGTATTAATTTATCATTTGGATAACTGAAATCGTATTTAACTGCTAAAGCTTTCAAAATATCGTAAAATGCTTTTTCTTCAAAGTCAATTCCTAAATCTTTGAAAGAATCTTTTTCTTTTTTAAGCGCATAATACAAATCAATAATTTCATCGGTAAAGTCCTCTAACACTTCACTTCGCAACACATCACTTTCTTTGCGCTCGTTGTATTTTTCAACAATCTGTTGTAAACGCTTAGAAAAATCGATACCTGTGATTTTGTTTATTTTCTTGACATCATCTATTGCCTTGGCTAAAAGCTTCTGCAATAGTTTGATTTTGGTATTTGGCAACTTAATTTTATCAATTTTTGCCATATAATCATCAGAGAAAATATCTATCTCTGTTTGGGTTTCATCTCCAAGTTTAAAAATCTCTTCTACTCCATCACTCTCAATAGCATCTTGAAGCATTTGCTTCACACGATTGTTCATTTGAGCAGTATCTGGCGCAACGCCTTTCGTTAATTTAAAAATAATGGAACGAACGGCTAAGTAAAAATGAATTTCATCGCGTTGCGTTTCTGAAAATGCACCGCTTCCAGAACAAATATCATAAGCCGATTTTAATCGTTTCACAATGTACATGAATCGTTTTTCCAATTCTTGTGTCAATTGTACAAACTCGGATGCTTTATTCAATGTTTTTAATTGTTCTAAAGGAATACCCGATAAATAACCTGATGTGTCAAACTTGTGAAATAGTTTGCCTAATAAATCTAATTGGTCTTTAACCACAACAATCGATTGCTCAATATCTTCAATATTTTGACCATCTGAATTATTGTACTGTGCCATGGCCATATTCATCTGCTTTTTGATGCCGATGTAATCTACAATTAACCCTTTTTCTTTACCTTCAAATTTTCGATTTACACGAGAAATTGTTTGAATTAAATTATGACGTTGAATAGGTTTATCAATATACATGGTATCTAAGAAAGGTACATCAAAACCTGTTAGCCACATATCTACTACAATGGCAATTTTAAAATTAGATTTGTCATTTTTAAATTGTCTATCTAATTCTTTGCGATCGTCTTTCGTGCCCAATGAATTATAAAAATCTTCCTCATCGTCTTTTCCTCTGGTCATCACCATTTTGATGCGTTCCATTGGTTTGATTTCTTTTTTGTCTTTATCAGATAACTCAACCCCATCAGCGGCTACTTTGACTTCACCCCATTCTGGTCGTAAGGCTAGAACGTTTTTATACAATTCGTAAGCAATTGGTCGGCTACTGCACACAAACATGGCTTTGCCTCGAACAGTTGACCCTTCAGCGATTCTGTTTTCGTAATGGGTAACAAAGTCTTCAGCAACAGTTTTTAAACGTGTTGGGTCGCCAATAATGGCATTCATTTGCGCCATTGCTTTTTTACTTTCTTCTATTTGGTTTTCATTACTTCCTTCTTCCGCACATCTATTGTAATATGCCTCAATCTCTTCTAGTTTTTGATTGTTTAATAAAACTTTTGCAGCTCTTCCTTCATAGACAATACGAACGGTAATTTCATCTTTAACCGATTCATTCATGGTGTAAGCATCTACAATATCGCCAAACACATCAATAGTAGCATCTATTGGTGTACCTGTAAAACCAACATAAGTGGCATTGGGTAACGAATCATGTAAATACTTAGCAAAGCCAAATGTTTTTTTAACGCCTTGCTCTGTAACAACTACTTTCTGGTCTAAATTGGTTTGACTTCTGTGCGCTTCATCCGAAATACAAATGACATTCGTTCTATCGGTTAGTAATCTTGTGTCTTCTGTAAATTTATGAATGGTGGTTAAAAAAACACCGCCGCTATTTCTG from the Flavobacterium ammonificans genome contains:
- a CDS encoding type I restriction endonuclease subunit R, yielding MKFTEAQLEQAFIHLLQDEQMTHLVGGEVRKNEFQGVEEPHAQYGHIVTEKVLIDADLRHYLKSNYAKDNITDAEVDSIIRDLERLPSSDLYETNKTFMKMVSDGFLLKREDRNQKDIFIQLIDYSEKDHNTYKIVNQLAIKGYEMRIPDLILYINGLPLVVFEFKTAIQENTTIHDAYVQLTTRYKRDIPELFKYNAFCVISDGVNTKSGSFFAPYEFFYAWRKIEGMPNGVDGIDAMFTLIQGMFNRKRLRDIIQNFIYLPDSSKKNEKIVCRYPQYYAAVKLFENIKNHQKPLGDGKGGTYFGTTGCGKSYTMLYLSRLLMRSTHFASPTIVIITDRTDLDDQLSGQFTNAKGFVGDESIISVESRTHLRELLQGRNSGGVFLTTIHKFTEDTRLLTDRTNVICISDEAHRSQTNLDQKVVVTEQGVKKTFGFAKYLHDSLPNATYVGFTGTPIDATIDVFGDIVDAYTMNESVKDEITVRIVYEGRAAKVLLNNQKLEEIEAYYNRCAEEGSNENQIEESKKAMAQMNAIIGDPTRLKTVAEDFVTHYENRIAEGSTVRGKAMFVCSSRPIAYELYKNVLALRPEWGEVKVAADGVELSDKDKKEIKPMERIKMVMTRGKDDEEDFYNSLGTKDDRKELDRQFKNDKSNFKIAIVVDMWLTGFDVPFLDTMYIDKPIQRHNLIQTISRVNRKFEGKEKGLIVDYIGIKKQMNMAMAQYNNSDGQNIEDIEQSIVVVKDQLDLLGKLFHKFDTSGYLSGIPLEQLKTLNKASEFVQLTQELEKRFMYIVKRLKSAYDICSGSGAFSETQRDEIHFYLAVRSIIFKLTKGVAPDTAQMNNRVKQMLQDAIESDGVEEIFKLGDETQTEIDIFSDDYMAKIDKIKLPNTKIKLLQKLLAKAIDDVKKINKITGIDFSKRLQQIVEKYNERKESDVLRSEVLEDFTDEIIDLYYALKKEKDSFKDLGIDFEEKAFYDILKALAVKYDFSYPNDKLIQLAQKVKTVVDDKAKYTDWSKRDDIKAELKVDLIILLAENDYPPVDRDEVYKEIFEQAENFKKYNK